The stretch of DNA TCCTCCTGTCCAGAACTGGGCCGTCTGTTGTCCGTGGTAAGTCGCCAGACTCACAAGGAAGTCGTTGTGTTCTGCACTCGAGATGCTAGTCAGGTGTCCACCTGCGACTTTGCGTTGGCAAGTTCTCTGGAAAGTAAATGGGAAATGAGAAGGCAACCGAAGAAGGTGAGAAAATGCCTCAGGGAAATGCTACCGTGGTATTTTGTATCACAGAACCAGCATGAGTATCTCCATGTGAATGACCACCATTTATTCAACAGGGGCAAAATAATATGGAAGCAGTGAGTCACAAACGACCCCTTACAGGAGACTGAATGAATGGGCCACTTTTATGCCACCCAATGGTACCATTAGGGGGCACAGGTCCAGAGGGTGGGGTGGATGACAGCACCCCGTCAGCAGCAGTCACTGCAAAATCTTTCCTTTgtctctcctttcctttttacTAAGCTGATACACTGCTGCAGACTGAAGCTCCCGACAGTCACGGCCACAATCTTCCTTTCCTCAGAGTGTTTTGCctctggaccaggcacccccaaactgcagccctccagatgttttggcctacaactcccatgatccctagctaacaggaccagtggttggggaagatgggaattgtagtccaaaacatctggagggccgaagtttggggatgcctgctctggactcTGAGAAAGAAAGATGCTTTGGTAGGTGGGAAGGACTggcccccctttccctttttcgtgtttcttttttgtaaaaatgCTTGAAGAACAAAACAAAGTGGAGATTTGCTTCTTCTCTGCAACCCAGGAAGGGACTTGCAGGGCAGCAGCAGTTTAGTGCAGCACCAAGTCTAAGCAAGGAAGGAAACGAGAAAGGTGAGCACCCAAGAAAATCTTCATTTTGAAGATGCCACTACCTCAGCTTCTTCCCACGTCTCTCGTTTCTGAACAAACGTGTAGCACTGGTCCAGGTAACTCATCCAGCCATCAAGGCAGCCGCCTTGGCAAAACAATTCTGGCTCGACCACAGACGAGTCACGGGCTGCTGGGACTTCGTTGTCCCTGGAAGGAGGGTTGTTCCAATCAAAAACTTTTCCCAGCAAGAACCGGCGGTCGCGGGACTTGACCTCCGGAAGCCCATTGCCTGGAAAAAAAAGTATGAAATCAGACACCCCATGATAAACACCACctatcatttttaaataaaatatgaagaCCCTAAATAGGGTGGAAATCGAAGAGTTGGCAGGCTATTCCTCTGAAGCACTTTCAAAATGGCTCAATCAGGTTTTATTCCTTCCAAAGCTGACACATTAACAACAGGTTTTATGGTCTTCCCATATAGTATTCCTATATATTGTCTTCCTAAATATATTGTTAtgatatttttttggggtggtggtggtagatcCCCCATAATCTCTACATTCAGTGAAGTGTTAGAATTTGAGCTAACTCAAACTCATGAATTTAGCAAGGGCCAGCCTGGTCACtgaagaagcaaaaggctgatTATAGCTTTTGGGGTAGGATTGTCCTTGGTCGGATgtaaacaacaggaagaaaaagtgtcTTGCAATGGGCCTGAGAAACAGGTGTTGCCAGGGCGACTGGGGCTGGGGGATGCTGGAAGTGGAAGGGAAAGTGCTGTTTTGTGCAAGTGCtgctgagaaggaggaggagaaattgcGTAGAACcaagtatgcggatgatacccatctctacctctctttcaaatcggaaccagtgaaggcggtgaaggtcctgtgtgagtgcctggaggcggttggaggatagatggcggctaacagattgaggttgaatcctgacaagacagtagtactgttttggggggacagggggtgtgtgtgtgtgtgtggaggactccctgttcctgaatggggcaactgtgcccctgaaggaccaggtgtgcagcctgggagtcattttggactcacaactgtccatggaggtgcaggtcaattctgtgtccagggcagctgtttatcagctccatctggtacgcaggctgggaacctacctgcctgcagactgtctcgtcagagtggtgcatgttctggttatctctcgcttggaatactgcaggtggtggcgcccgctctgtggaacgccctcccaacagatgtcaaagaggaaaacaactaccagacttttagaagacatctgttcagggaggcttttaatgtttaatagattactgtgttttatttttctgttggaagccgcccagagtggctggggaaacccagccagatgggcggggtataaataaattattattattattattattattattattattattatttgctctacatggggctacctttgaaggtgacccagaaactacaactaatccagaatgcggcagctagactggtgactgggagcggctgctgagaccatatagcACCGGTCCtaaaaaaaacctacattggctcccagtacatttctgagcacaattccaagtgttggtgctgacctttaaaaccctaaacggcctcagcccagtatacctgaaggagtgtatccaccccatcgttcaacccagacaccgagaagcgaagttacagggaaccaggcagagggccttttcggtagtggcacccgccctgtggaatgctctcccatcagaggtcaaaggaaaaaacaactaccagacttttaggagacatctgaaggcagccctgtttagggaagcttttaatatatgAAGGACTATTGTgtcttaatgttttgttggaagccgcccagagtggctggggaaacccagccaggtgggtggggtataaatattattattattattattattattattattattattattattattatcatgtggTTGGCTGGAGCAGGCTGTGACAGAGATAGGGGAATGGTGCTTAAGATGCCTCTGAACTAATGCTTTGCTGTCGGAAAAGACAAGCTGTTCTGGAGATGTAAATGCTTTGAACTCTCTCTATAAACCGAGGTGTGTGAGTAATAAACCTTAATTCTTAAAGGTActggtctctgctgtgcctcatttccccccaaggaaacataaaccctggttaagtgccaaAACACCCGGAATCCTGCTAATGCTTGGCAGAGATTTGGGTGGCCTGGAACAATATTGAGGTGAATGCAAAATTTTCCTTAGAGGCTGCTTGCCTCCAGTCAGCATCCGGTCAATCCCAGTACTTCATCATTACAGCCACTTAACCAAGGCATAACCCCAAACCTCACTCCCCTCTCCATTGCCAAAGCAGTGAGGAATTTCTGGGCGCAACGTACTACGGTTCTGTTTCCTTTGAGGCAATGGGAAGTTCACTGGCACTTTGTAGTACTCACATTCATTTACATATGCAGAAGTTGGTCGTAAGCATAGTTTCACAGTTCAGTCTACCCCAGTAGACCCTGCTTCCTCCATTAGGGAGAAACATGGTTCCTTCTTCGTTCCCCGGGAATCCTACAGCTCTGGCCTTTGTCTCAACTGCAGACTTAGCTTCCCCCCCTGCGTGCTGGGCTCCATGGAAGATGAAAGGATTAATCCCCTTCCTGCCTTTACCCCAGGTTATCAGCCAAAAACCTCCTTCAGTTAACACAGGAGCATGTCCTGGCAAAGATTTGTCTGAAAGGGGTGTGCAAATCAAACCACTTAGTCCAAGTTCTAAAAGTATCTAGTGTGGGAATATAGGAAAAAGTCAAGGTGATGTGTCAGAAGAAGGAGTTCACTTCAAGATCACGAGGCACTTTAATCTCACCTTCAGATACAAGGAGAAGCAGCACGCCTAGGTAGAGCATCAAAACTGAATGTGGCTTCATTGCCAGGTGGGAGCAGAACTTTCACCTACAGTGAAGGAAAGACTGTTTGCATGAACACCTGTTTTTATGTATGAAGATAAAAATTCCGATCTTCTTTCACTTAACAGGTACCTGAAATTGAACTCAGACCATTTGAAGCTCTCAATTTAATTAGTTTATTAATCGAGAAGGCACGTGCAAATCAGACATGACATGAATTTCCCAAACTGCAGATTGTGAGCTAAATTTTCAGTAAAGTGGCAGTCTCCACTAAAGTCTGATGATGAAGCAGATAGAAATGGATTACTGATCCTtcactgtgtgagagagagacagagggagagggaatgCATAAAGGTGCAGAACATGTTCAGTTATTGGAGCACTAAATATGCCATGTCGGAACTTCTGTTACGTGGGAGATCTGTGGGATGTGAATAGGGATAGAAGGATCTGTCAAATTTGGttttctcagtttttcattttgcaaatctttttttaaaatcatttttattggttttacaaataggtaaaggtaaagggacccctgaccattaggtccagtcgtgaccgactctggggttgcgctcttatctcgcattattggccgagggagccggcgtacagcttccaggtcatgtggccagcatgactaagccgcttctggtgaaccagagcagcacggaaacgccatttaccttcccgctgtagcggtacctattttctattggcactttgacgtgctttcgaactgctaggttggcaggagctgggaccaaacaacgggagctcaccccatcgcagggattcaaaccgccgatcctctgatcagcaagccctaggttctgtggtttaacccacagcaccatctgcgtATTTgtattttacaaatacaaagtacaaataaacagagaataaaaaaatgtatctatataaagagattctctgaatctcggGACTTCCCCCCATCTCCTCCATGGTGTCTCGTTTTAAACATCTACTACTGCATATTCATCCATA from Zootoca vivipara chromosome 8, rZooViv1.1, whole genome shotgun sequence encodes:
- the LOC118079287 gene encoding snaclec coagulation factor IX-binding protein subunit A-like, translating into MKPHSVLMLYLGVLLLLVSEGNGLPEVKSRDRRFLLGKVFDWNNPPSRDNEVPAARDSSVVEPELFCQGGCLDGWMSYLDQCYTFVQKRETWEEAERTCQRKVAGGHLTSISSAEHNDFLVSLATYHGQQTAQFWTGGSHQKGSSLEWTDGSGTNFLQRPLSSILHIFGEAINSFLHSRICLKINLGGQGNWDGSDCKKKLPFVCSYKPNLTPP